The Mycobacterium seoulense genome has a window encoding:
- a CDS encoding long chain fatty acid-CoA synthetase Faa4p translates to MVGQCFDIEVTRDADGFMIRIPEIGRVARTIHRGAVELAARKCVATWTGIPIGYVAVHVVSEIG, encoded by the coding sequence ATGGTCGGCCAGTGCTTCGATATCGAAGTCACTCGCGACGCCGACGGGTTTATGATCCGGATTCCCGAGATCGGCAGAGTAGCCCGCACCATTCACCGGGGCGCGGTGGAGCTCGCGGCGCGCAAGTGCGTCGCCACCTGGACCGGCATCCCCATCGGCTATGTCGCCGTTCATGTCGTGAGCGAGATCGGTTAG